The DNA region GCGAAGCGAAATCCGGGACGGTCGATCCGCGGATACGTTGCCCCGGATTGCGCTGCGCTGCATCCGGGCTACGGAAGGAGATGCTGCACGTAAAAACGCCGCCCGGAATTGGGCGGCGTTTTGATTCAGGTCGTGTAGAGGGTGTTGGCGGCTAGCTTACCCGAAGATTGTGAAATTTCAATCACGGTAGCCGGGATTGACGCGGTCGAGCTTGCGCAGCAGCGGCGGCCAGACCAGCTGCGTCGAGCGCAGCTCGGCGCGATCGGGGTTCGAGAGCAGCTCGGTGTTCTTGTCGATCGCGTGCTGGTCGACCGGATAGGCGCTCCCGCCGAGCGCGCGGGTCGCCACCTGCATCGAGCAGGCGCGCTCCAGATGGTACATCCGCTCGAAGGCGGACGCGACCGAGCGGCCGACCGTCAGCGTGCCGTGATTGCGCAGCAGCATGTGGTTCTTGGTGCCGAGATCGCGCTGCAGGCGCGGGCGCTCGTCATGGTCGAGCGCGATGCCTTCATAGTCGTGATAGGCGAGGTCGTGGGTGACGAGCTGCGCGGTCTGGTTCAGCGGCAGCAACCCATCGGGGCCGCTCGACACCGCGGTGCCGTCGACCGTGTGCAAATGGAGCACGCAGCCGGCGTCCTCGCGCACCTCGTGGATCGCCGAATGGATGGTGAAGCCGGCCGGGTTGATGCTGTAGTCGCTCTTCGAGAGCTGGTTGCCGTCGAGGTCGACCTTGACCAGGCTGGATGCGGTGATCTCGTCGAACATCAGCCCGTAGGGGTTGATCAGGAAGTGATGCTCGGGTCCGGGCACCCGGGCGGAGATGTGGGTATCGACGAGATCGTCCCAGCCATAGAGCGCGACCAGCCGGTAGCAGGCGGCGAGATTGATCCGCTGCTCCCATTCCGCCGCACTGATATCCGACGGGACTTCCTTCAGGCGCGCTTCCGCTGGGGACATGGCCGATTGCTCCGTTGATGGCTGTTGCTTGGCGTGAGCCTAGCGCCGCTGCCGGATCGCAGCAAGGCAGCGTAACGGCGTGACAGTCATGCCGGCATGCGGCCCACGACCCGAACCGCAACGGCCGGTGGGCAGCCGCAGGATCGATCTTCCAAGGCCGCGATAGGGGAGAGCATTTTCGGCTCTGATTGACGCGAACCGGCGTCTGCTTCGATCGAAAACGCGTTACGGTGCCGGGATCGCGAGCAGGCTTGAAATACTGCGGCCGCGGATATCGTAGACGCGGGCGAACACGACGTCGTCGCGCTTGATCTCGACCATCACGGGGGCGGCCAGGCCCTTGCAGTAGAACTCGCCGAGCGTCATCGCGAAGTCGGCGGCATGGCTGTCCCAGCCGATCGTGAAGTCGGGCCCGAGCGCGACCTGCGCGGGGCGCTGCGGTCCGCACACCGCGACCTTCCATTTGCGGTGCTGCGGCGGCACTTCCTGCCGCTCCGCCAGCTGCTCGCGCAGCCCGTCGGATGCCTGCTTCAGCGCCAGGCCCCAATAGTCCAGCATGAAGAAATTGTCGGCGGTGCGCACCGTGCCGGCCATGTGGTTGAAGTGCGTGTACTGATACGGATGCAGGCGGATCATTTCGCTGAGCGGCAGCAGCAGGCCGAACGCGAACACGGCGAGCGCCGCGGGCTGCCAGGCGCGGCGGTTCTCGCCGAGCCAGTCCATGCCGCGGGCGAAGGCGACGCCGCCAAGCACCGCCATCGGCGGGATCACGAAGATGAAGTGACGGATGCCGTTGTAGAGCGCCGGCCGCTTCACCATAGCGATCACCAGCGGTAGCGTCGCCGCCAGCGTCAGCATCAGCATGATCGACTTGCGCTTCGCCGCCACATCGGTGCGCGACAGCGACATGAAGGTGGTGATGACGGCCGCGCTCAGCAGCACCAGCAGCACCTCGGGAAGCTGCAGCGCGAACAGCGTCGGCAAATAGGACCACGGCATGTCCGGCACCGAGACCAGCGCGCCGTCGAACATCTCTTTCCACGGCTTCTCGAAGAAGTGCGAGAAATAGGTCACCGCTTCCAGCGGATGGCCGGGCTCCATGATCGACCACGGCCAGATCAGGCCCATCACGAGATAGCCCAGCACGAGCCCCGGCAGCAGCACATAGATGGCATGGGCAAAGCGATGGGTCGCCTCGCGCGGGCCCTGCTTGCGGAATTCCTCAATCCAGAGCGGGATGAAGCCGACCACAGCGTAGATCAAAGCGAGGCCGCCAAGGACGCGGCAGCCGATCGACAGGCCTGCACCGAGGCCGACGATCAGGATCGTGCGCGGCGAAGGCGCCGGATATTCCTCGATCAGGCGGACGAGGCCCATGATCAGGACCACCATCGCCACGGCGAACGGTGCATCCTTCGGATTCATGAACATGTGACCGTAGAAGGTCGGGCACAGCGCGAGCAGCAGCAGGGCCGCCAGTCCCGCCAGCGGGCCACCGACGCGGCGCGCCAAGCGCCAGGTTACGGCAAGCCCGATCACGCCGACGATCGCGCCGAGCAGGCGGCGCGTCTCGAACAATTCGAGTGGGATGACCTTGTGCAGCAGCGCTGCGGCCATGTCGAAGCCGCCGCCGTACATATAGAGATTGGCGAACGAGAGCGCGCCGGTGTCCTTGAACCCGGACCCGTACATGCGCAGCAGGAGGTCGGCGTATTCAGCGTGGGTGTAATCGTCCCAGCCCAGACCGTAGTCGCGGAATGTGAGGCCGGCGACCACGGCGACCACGCCGAGGACGAGGAATGCGAGATCGTCGCAGGTCTTCTCCACCGAGCGCCGTGCAGGCGCCTCGAGGGCAGACGTCGTAATCGATGACATAGCTAGTGATACCGGCGTGCCTGTGGCCCAGTTTGGCGCTTTAGGGCCTCATTCCCCGGCATCCATAGCGCAGTTCCGTTTCCGAGTAATTGGTAATTGTGGCGTAATTTCCCAGATGCATTGCAATATATTGGCAGCAATTCGTAGCCAGTAAATCTACGGGAGACGGGGGCCTGCGCGTGGTTGCAGCCGCGATCAGGAAGCGCATCAGGCCCGGTTAAGCGGGATTTTAGGGAACTCCGTCTACAATTGGCGGTTGGCGGTGTGGGCAATATGACGGTATCGTGGCGTTGGTGGCCTGCGCCGATTTTCGGTCGGGTCTCCCGGGGGTTAGTTCGATGATGGTTGGTCTGTTGATCGTCGGCGTGGGCCTGGTTGTGGCGGGCTTGGCGGCGATCGGCTTGGGAATCCCCTACAAGGAATTCAGCGTCGGCGGCGCGTTGATCACGACGGGCGTAACCGGCGTCTGCACCGGCGTGATCGTGCTGGCGCTCGCCGCCATCCTCCGGGAACTCCAGGTCATCGCCACCCGGCTCGATCCCGTTGCTGCGGGCGCCCGGGCCGAGGTTCCGCCAGCGTCTGCAACTTCCCCGCGCAATACCCCCGAGGATCCTGTTTTCCCGCCGCCGCGTGAGCCCAAGGTTGCCGCGCCTCCGCCGCCGGTCCCGCCATCCGCGTCCACGGCGTCGCCGCCTTGGCACGACGAAATCCCCTCGCGTGGCGCGCCAGGCGAGGTGCCGCCGCCCGTGCCTGGTGGCGCGCCCCCGGAGGGCGAAGCCACGCCCAAGCGGCGCAACCTGTTGTTTTCGTCCTCGCGGAAGGAACGCGAGCGGGCCCAGAGCCGTACGGCCGAGCCGCTGACGCCGGATCTGCTGTCGCCGGAGCTGCGTCCTGATCCGGCCGCGGCGGCCGAGCCCGCACCGGCAACGTTCGACGATGCCTGGCCGAAGGCCGAGCGGCCGCGGTCGGTCGATGTCGCCCCGCGGCGCACGCCCCGGCCGTCGACCTTCGGCGAGACCCAGTCAGCCAGCGCGGCGCCGTCATCAGGCCACCCGCCGCCGCCCCAGGAGCAGCCGCCGGTGACCGTGCTCAAATCGGGCGTCGTCGACGGCATGGCCTATTCGCTCTATTCGGACGGATCGATAGAGGCGCAGATGCCGGAGGGCATGATGCGGTTTGCCTCGATCGACGAGCTCAGGTCGCACCTGGAGCAGCGGCCCTAAGGTCGGCGTCAATACTTGCGAGCGGCCGGTTCGAGGCCGGAAAAATACGGCCGTTCTTGTCAGATTTGCTGTAATCCGCTCATATTCGCAAAGTAGTACGCGATTCCATTAATGTATTGCTGCACGTGGATACTGTCCGGTGGGCGCCGGGCCGTCGAGAGCACGGGGAAGATTGAGCCATGTCCGATACGTCAGGCAAAACGCCGGTCGAGCTGACCGCAAACATCGTTTCGGCCTATCTCAGCAACAATCCGACGCCGGCCTCGGACATTCCGAGCCTGATCAGCCAGGTCCACGCGGCGTTGCTGCGGGTGTCGAGCGGGCGCGCCGACACGCCGAGCGAGCCGGCCAAGCCGGCGGTGTCGATGAAGAAGTCGATCACGCCGGAATATCTCGTGTGTCTCGAAGACGGCAAGCGCTTCAAGTCGCTCAAGCGCCATCTGCGCACGCAGTACAACATGACGCCCGAGCAATATCGCGACAAATGGGGCTTGCCGGCCGACTATCCGATGGTGGCGCCGAACTATGCGGTGGCCCGATCGCAGCTCGCCAAGAAGATGGGGCTTGGCCAGCAGGCCCGGAAGCGGAAGTAAGAGGCTTACGCGGCGGACGCCAGCGCCTCGCGCGCATCGTTGCGGATCCGATCGACCATCGAGCGGAGG from Bradyrhizobium sp. B124 includes:
- a CDS encoding class II aldolase/adducin family protein, encoding MSPAEARLKEVPSDISAAEWEQRINLAACYRLVALYGWDDLVDTHISARVPGPEHHFLINPYGLMFDEITASSLVKVDLDGNQLSKSDYSINPAGFTIHSAIHEVREDAGCVLHLHTVDGTAVSSGPDGLLPLNQTAQLVTHDLAYHDYEGIALDHDERPRLQRDLGTKNHMLLRNHGTLTVGRSVASAFERMYHLERACSMQVATRALGGSAYPVDQHAIDKNTELLSNPDRAELRSTQLVWPPLLRKLDRVNPGYRD
- a CDS encoding glycosyltransferase family 39 protein, with protein sequence MSSITTSALEAPARRSVEKTCDDLAFLVLGVVAVVAGLTFRDYGLGWDDYTHAEYADLLLRMYGSGFKDTGALSFANLYMYGGGFDMAAALLHKVIPLELFETRRLLGAIVGVIGLAVTWRLARRVGGPLAGLAALLLLALCPTFYGHMFMNPKDAPFAVAMVVLIMGLVRLIEEYPAPSPRTILIVGLGAGLSIGCRVLGGLALIYAVVGFIPLWIEEFRKQGPREATHRFAHAIYVLLPGLVLGYLVMGLIWPWSIMEPGHPLEAVTYFSHFFEKPWKEMFDGALVSVPDMPWSYLPTLFALQLPEVLLVLLSAAVITTFMSLSRTDVAAKRKSIMLMLTLAATLPLVIAMVKRPALYNGIRHFIFVIPPMAVLGGVAFARGMDWLGENRRAWQPAALAVFAFGLLLPLSEMIRLHPYQYTHFNHMAGTVRTADNFFMLDYWGLALKQASDGLREQLAERQEVPPQHRKWKVAVCGPQRPAQVALGPDFTIGWDSHAADFAMTLGEFYCKGLAAPVMVEIKRDDVVFARVYDIRGRSISSLLAIPAP
- a CDS encoding DUF308 domain-containing protein, translating into MMVGLLIVGVGLVVAGLAAIGLGIPYKEFSVGGALITTGVTGVCTGVIVLALAAILRELQVIATRLDPVAAGARAEVPPASATSPRNTPEDPVFPPPREPKVAAPPPPVPPSASTASPPWHDEIPSRGAPGEVPPPVPGGAPPEGEATPKRRNLLFSSSRKERERAQSRTAEPLTPDLLSPELRPDPAAAAEPAPATFDDAWPKAERPRSVDVAPRRTPRPSTFGETQSASAAPSSGHPPPPQEQPPVTVLKSGVVDGMAYSLYSDGSIEAQMPEGMMRFASIDELRSHLEQRP
- a CDS encoding MucR family transcriptional regulator; translated protein: MSDTSGKTPVELTANIVSAYLSNNPTPASDIPSLISQVHAALLRVSSGRADTPSEPAKPAVSMKKSITPEYLVCLEDGKRFKSLKRHLRTQYNMTPEQYRDKWGLPADYPMVAPNYAVARSQLAKKMGLGQQARKRK